From Lytechinus pictus isolate F3 Inbred chromosome 6, Lp3.0, whole genome shotgun sequence, the proteins below share one genomic window:
- the LOC129262811 gene encoding uncharacterized protein LOC129262811 produces MAARFPEGNQVQLRPRKGHDMTWSCDKHGEPIAFYCKKHGLPVCDRCAIKEHCQKPCELDDIEDVIFERRKKLDEKRPKIQELQKQMKALDLKIKTALTFGDTYLQTINNNIQASYHNKIKSVEEKEDRMIRVINEEADEEIRLVNEKREKRIKDCNIEKEKEQKLIKDKETKLLSDAKTISEIVSKKIKDLTIKSQHVINTIKNIESTIKRINQHDETLVNEASQVLASINENLSLNVHQDVSDCLDLIESEVERVKFVEGEVCGEYYGKIDGYIGKWELAKSIHIPSVVDEPCVFGLVSEDEICVQDVINNNMYVTNISTQHTEKVIDGVWITSCAPIDSNRIVCGKRRVDWWGVRLDGFITLYDRQWKVIRDISIPRNGNGMIVYVDVDRDGMILAAQYYQSNIYVINPADDKIVNTIKMQGKKVWGEIQALSTGDIIVTTGRNKYTVISRSGEEKAVIHCGEWDSPQCRVDKLTDTLYIAYWDRDRNTYAVDQVSRDGIIQARRIVEYVESDRTRFISPCLVTPSGNLVHVVCDGDKFLLYKKTILL; encoded by the coding sequence ATGGCGGCAAGATTTCCTGAAGGAAACCAAGTTCAGCTCCGACCACGAAAAGGTCATGACATGACATGGTCATGTGACAAGCATGGTGAGCCAATCGCATTTTACTGTAAGAAACACGGACTACCCGTATGTGATCGTTGCGCTATCAAAGAACATTGCCAAAAACCATGTGAGCTAGATGATATCGAGGATGTCATCTTTGAGAGGAGAAAAAAACTAGATGAGAAACGGCCAAAAATACAGGAACTTCAGAAACAAATGAAAGCcctagatttgaaaataaagacaGCTTTAACTTTTGGAGATACTTATCTACAGACCATAAACAACAACATTCAAGCATCGTATCACAACAAGATCAAATCTGTTGAGGAAAAGGAGGACAGAATGATTAGGGTGATTAACGAGGAGGCAGATGAGGAAATAAGACTGGTAAATGAGAAGAGAGAAAAACGGATCAAGGATTGCAAcattgagaaagaaaaggagcaAAAACTCATCAAAGATAAAGAAACAAAACTTCTATCAGATGCAAAAACAATCAGCGAAATTGTTTCTAAGAAGATCAAAGATCTAACTATTAAGAGTCAGCATGTCATAAACACTATTAAGAATATTGAATCCACCATCAAACGTATAAACCAACATGATGAAACATTGGTGAATGAAGCTTCTCAAGTACTTGCATCTATTAATGAAAATTTAAGTTTGAATGTTCATCAAGATGTTAGTGACTGCCTTGACCTAATAGAGAGTGAAGTTGAGAGAGTGAAGTTTGTAGAGGGGGAAGTATGTGGAGAATACTATGGTAAAATTGATGGGTATATCGGTAAATGGGAACTTGCAAAGTCAATCCACATTCCATCGGTCGTTGATGAGCCTTGTGTGTTTGGTTTAGTCAGTGAGGATGAGATATGTGTGCAAGACGTAATTAACAATAACATGTATGTTACAAACATCAGCACTCAACACACAGAGAAAGTCATTGATGGTGTGTGGATTACATCATGTGCGCCCATAGACAGTAACAGAATAGTATGTGGTAAGAGGAGAGTTGATTGGTGGGGTGTCAGGTTGGATGGATTCATCACTCTCTATGACAGACAATGGAAGGTGATTAGAGACATCAGCATACCAAGGAATGGAAACGGTATGATTGTGTATGTTGATGTTGACAGGGATGGGATGATCCTCGCTGCTCAGTACTATCAGTCTAATATCTACGTCATCAATCCTGCTGATGATAAGATAGTAAACACTATTAAGATGCAGGGTAAGAAGGTGTGGGGTGAGATACAAGCCTTGTCAACAGGTGATATCATTGTGACGACAGGTCGTAATAAATACACTGTCATCTCACGATCGGGAGAAGAGAAGGCTGTCATACACTGTGGTGAGTGGGACTCACCACAGTGTCGCGTTGACAAACTGACAGACACACTCTACATCGCGTATTGGGATAGAGATCGTAATACCTACGCAGTTGATCAGGTGTCACGTGATGGTATCATCCAGGCAAGGAGGATCGTGGAATATGTGGAATCAGATCGCACTCGCTTCATTAGCCCTTGTCTTGTTACTCCTTCTGGTAaccttgtacatgtagtatgtgaTGGAGACAAATTTCTTCTTTACAAGAAGACAATCCTCTTGTAA